The following proteins are co-located in the Deinococcus metallilatus genome:
- a CDS encoding ABC transporter substrate-binding protein, whose amino-acid sequence MNRIQIKKALLIAAALAVTSTAAAAGKLEIFSWWSGDEAPAKDALIKLYKQKYPGVDVIDATVAGGAGTNAKAVLKTRMLGGTPPDSFQVHAGQELIGTWVVANRMEDLSSLFKAEGWNKVLPQDVIDLISAKGGIWSVPVNVHRSNVMWYNPAKLKAWGVTPPKTWAEFLGTCAKLKAKGVAAPLVVGENWTQQHLWENVMIGTLGPQGWRDLWAGKLKFTDPRVVQGFTNFGKVMDCANKDASGLSWQQASDRIADGTSAFNIMGDWAAGYFTTTKKLAPNTGFGWAPTPDTRGTFVMLADSFGLPKGAKDRTEAINWLKLVGSKQGQDTFNPLKGSIAARTDSDLSKYGTYSKSAAADWKTNKIVGSMVHGAVAPESFTSAFGAIIDQFVASKNAQGAAAAAQQLADRAGIGK is encoded by the coding sequence ATGAACCGTATTCAGATCAAGAAGGCACTTCTGATCGCCGCCGCCCTCGCCGTCACGTCCACCGCCGCCGCGGCGGGCAAGCTGGAAATCTTCTCCTGGTGGTCGGGGGACGAGGCGCCCGCCAAGGACGCGCTGATCAAGCTGTACAAGCAGAAGTACCCCGGCGTGGACGTGATCGACGCCACGGTGGCGGGCGGCGCGGGCACCAACGCCAAGGCCGTCCTGAAGACCCGCATGCTGGGCGGCACGCCCCCCGACTCCTTCCAGGTCCACGCCGGGCAGGAACTGATCGGCACCTGGGTGGTGGCGAACCGCATGGAGGACCTCAGCAGCCTGTTCAAGGCCGAGGGCTGGAACAAGGTGCTGCCCCAGGACGTGATCGATCTGATCTCCGCCAAGGGCGGCATCTGGAGCGTGCCCGTCAACGTCCACCGCAGCAACGTGATGTGGTACAACCCCGCCAAACTCAAGGCCTGGGGCGTCACGCCGCCCAAGACCTGGGCCGAATTCCTGGGCACCTGCGCCAAGCTCAAGGCCAAGGGCGTCGCCGCGCCGCTGGTCGTCGGGGAGAACTGGACGCAGCAGCACCTCTGGGAAAACGTGATGATCGGGACCCTGGGGCCGCAGGGCTGGCGGGACCTGTGGGCCGGGAAGCTCAAGTTCACCGATCCCCGGGTGGTCCAGGGCTTTACCAACTTCGGCAAGGTGATGGACTGCGCCAACAAGGACGCCAGCGGCCTGAGCTGGCAGCAGGCGTCTGACCGCATCGCGGACGGCACCAGCGCCTTCAACATCATGGGCGACTGGGCGGCCGGGTACTTCACGACCACCAAGAAACTCGCACCCAACACCGGGTTCGGCTGGGCCCCCACCCCCGACACGCGCGGCACCTTCGTGATGCTGGCCGACTCCTTCGGGCTGCCCAAGGGCGCCAAGGACCGCACCGAGGCGATCAACTGGCTGAAGCTGGTGGGCAGCAAGCAGGGTCAGGACACCTTCAACCCCCTCAAGGGCAGCATCGCCGCGCGCACCGACAGCGACCTCAGCAAGTACGGCACCTACAGCAAGAGCGCCGCCGCCGACTGGAAGACCAACAAGATCGTGGGCAGCATGGTTCACGGCGCGGTCGCGCCCGAGAGCTTCACCAGTGCCTTCGGCGCAATCATCGATCAGTTCGTCGCCAGCAAGAACGCGCAGGGCGCCGCCGCCGCCGCGCAGCAGCTCGCGGACCGCGCGGGCATCGGCAAGTAA
- a CDS encoding PQQ-dependent sugar dehydrogenase, translating into MTLASSVFSAAPTSRERLRHLPTTVRPTVDAADIRVPEGYTVEALVVGLSLPTTLEFAPDGTLFIAEGGSTWPTRPGMPPRILTLDPSGRLEVFATEDLAGPRGFAFRDGALYASAKGGYFSRIVRYDLATRERTVILDCLPNGGWHEPGGPVFGPDGLMYFGQGSVTIQGITGPADFTVDVAKHPLAHDIPGQDITLTGANDWSRDPTAPYPFLTETGPYKPYGTRAEKGEVIQGELWCNAAVWRSRPDGSEPELLAWGIRNPWGMTFDEDGELYVVDLCMEEKDPRPVGQDPGKVWRVKNARVPHGSVETPEWFGFPDIAGDGLPVWDEKHRPLRGPLPQPLIENPPPWAGPAVYLNEPHTGNGKIAYCPHDAFGRRGRLFLCQFGTYWPLNSMRPDQQNNGFNVVAIDPQTGEAENFMRNRVPGPASAHPGQGGLERPVDCAFSPDGRSLYVLDFGVNAANKRNVVAYAHTGVLWRVTRQ; encoded by the coding sequence ATGACCCTGGCCAGTTCCGTTTTCAGCGCCGCGCCCACGTCTCGCGAACGTCTGCGCCACCTGCCCACCACCGTCCGGCCCACCGTGGACGCCGCTGACATCCGGGTGCCCGAGGGGTATACGGTCGAGGCGCTGGTGGTGGGCCTCTCACTGCCCACGACCCTGGAATTCGCGCCCGACGGCACCCTCTTTATCGCGGAGGGCGGCAGCACCTGGCCCACCCGCCCCGGGATGCCGCCACGCATCCTGACGCTCGATCCTTCCGGGCGGCTGGAGGTCTTCGCCACCGAGGACCTGGCGGGACCGCGCGGCTTCGCCTTCCGGGACGGTGCCCTCTACGCCAGCGCCAAGGGGGGCTACTTCTCGCGCATCGTGCGCTACGACCTGGCGACCCGCGAACGCACGGTGATCCTCGACTGCCTGCCCAACGGCGGGTGGCACGAACCCGGCGGTCCCGTCTTCGGTCCGGACGGCCTGATGTACTTCGGGCAGGGTTCGGTCACTATCCAGGGCATCACCGGCCCGGCTGACTTCACGGTGGATGTCGCCAAGCACCCCCTGGCCCACGACATCCCGGGGCAGGACATCACCCTGACGGGCGCGAACGACTGGAGCCGCGACCCCACCGCCCCGTACCCCTTCCTGACCGAGACGGGGCCGTACAAGCCCTACGGCACGCGCGCCGAGAAGGGCGAGGTGATCCAGGGCGAACTGTGGTGCAACGCGGCGGTCTGGCGTTCCCGGCCCGACGGCAGCGAACCGGAACTGCTCGCCTGGGGCATCCGCAACCCCTGGGGCATGACCTTCGACGAGGACGGCGAACTGTACGTGGTGGACCTCTGCATGGAGGAAAAGGACCCGCGCCCCGTTGGACAGGACCCCGGCAAGGTGTGGCGCGTCAAGAACGCGAGGGTGCCGCACGGCTCAGTGGAGACGCCCGAGTGGTTCGGCTTCCCCGACATCGCCGGGGACGGCCTGCCGGTGTGGGACGAGAAGCACCGGCCCCTGCGCGGCCCGCTCCCGCAACCTTTGATCGAGAATCCGCCGCCCTGGGCGGGTCCGGCGGTCTATCTCAACGAACCCCACACCGGCAACGGCAAGATCGCCTACTGCCCCCACGACGCCTTCGGCCGCCGGGGAAGGCTGTTCCTGTGCCAGTTCGGCACCTACTGGCCGCTGAACTCGATGCGTCCCGACCAGCAGAACAACGGCTTCAATGTCGTCGCCATTGACCCGCAGACCGGCGAGGCCGAGAACTTCATGCGCAACCGCGTGCCCGGCCCCGCCTCCGCCCACCCCGGCCAGGGGGGGCTGGAGCGTCCGGTGGACTGCGCCTTCAGCCCGGACGGCCGGAGCCTGTACGTCCTCGACTTCGGCGTGAATGCCGCCAACAAGCGCAACGTCGTCGCCTACGCGCACACCGGCGTGCTGTGGCGCGTCACCCGCCAGTAG
- a CDS encoding ROK family transcriptional regulator has protein sequence MTNKIGEPHYEAINKRSVRSGGLPFARLLPGVPVTYSTPLPDTLDLAAIRARNTLLLLGRLWQGDRARVDLARELGLSRSAISSIVTELMDAGLIHEAGQRAAGQGTAGRASGGGGTVGRRATLLALNARAAHLLAVDLGASHARVDLMDLRCVTRATRTVPHEIPRGPAATYALLADLTQAVLTEAGVSRAQVAGVGAGVPGPVDHATGRVVQPPNMPGWDGENVMAGLEKALGLPTRVDNDANLGALAETRFGAHRGALDLIYVKAATGIGAGVLLGGRLHRGVRGGAGEIGHISINEQGPVGRSGNPGSLESYAAAQVLVETAAARRAAGIPTALPDSLTLADLIAQANTDPLARAVWAEAGHHLGLAISTALNLFNPSAVVIGGRLAQAGEVFLHAVRESALSRTMRINADRALIDLSTLGADAAVLGAGAMLLDHLFTPTGLRHLYRVAAGRGPPHVPPPASPAAPAFPFSLGGTS, from the coding sequence TTGACAAACAAAATTGGCGAACCGCACTATGAAGCCATCAACAAGCGTTCTGTCCGCTCCGGCGGGCTGCCCTTCGCCCGTCTGCTGCCTGGAGTCCCGGTGACGTATTCCACGCCCCTGCCTGACACGCTCGATCTGGCCGCGATCCGCGCCCGGAATACGCTGCTGCTGCTCGGCAGGCTGTGGCAGGGGGACCGGGCGCGGGTGGACCTGGCGCGGGAACTGGGGCTGTCGCGCAGCGCCATCAGTTCCATCGTGACCGAGCTGATGGACGCCGGGCTGATCCACGAGGCGGGGCAGCGCGCGGCCGGACAGGGCACCGCCGGGCGCGCGAGTGGGGGAGGAGGCACGGTGGGCCGCCGGGCTACCCTGCTGGCCCTGAATGCCCGGGCCGCCCACCTGCTCGCCGTGGACCTGGGGGCCAGCCACGCCCGGGTGGACCTGATGGACCTGCGCTGCGTCACGCGGGCGACCCGGACGGTGCCGCACGAGATCCCGCGTGGACCGGCCGCGACCTATGCCTTGCTGGCGGACCTCACGCAGGCCGTGCTGACGGAGGCGGGCGTGAGCCGGGCGCAGGTGGCGGGCGTCGGGGCGGGGGTGCCCGGGCCGGTGGACCATGCGACGGGCCGCGTCGTGCAGCCGCCCAACATGCCCGGCTGGGACGGGGAGAACGTGATGGCGGGGCTGGAGAAGGCGCTGGGCCTGCCCACCCGCGTGGACAACGACGCGAATCTGGGGGCGCTGGCCGAGACTCGCTTTGGCGCGCACCGGGGGGCGCTCGACCTGATCTACGTGAAGGCCGCGACCGGGATCGGGGCGGGCGTGCTGCTGGGCGGGCGGCTGCACCGGGGCGTGCGGGGCGGCGCGGGCGAGATCGGGCACATCAGCATCAACGAGCAGGGGCCGGTGGGCCGCAGCGGCAACCCCGGCAGCCTGGAGAGCTACGCGGCGGCGCAGGTGCTGGTGGAGACGGCCGCCGCCCGCCGCGCCGCCGGAATCCCCACCGCGCTGCCCGATTCCCTCACCCTCGCGGACCTGATCGCCCAGGCGAACACGGACCCGCTGGCGCGGGCGGTCTGGGCCGAGGCCGGGCACCATCTGGGCCTGGCGATCAGCACCGCGCTGAACCTCTTCAACCCCAGCGCGGTCGTGATCGGCGGGCGGCTCGCGCAGGCGGGCGAGGTGTTCCTGCACGCCGTCCGCGAGAGTGCGCTCAGCCGCACCATGCGGATCAACGCCGACCGGGCCCTCATCGACCTCAGCACGCTCGGAGCCGACGCGGCGGTGCTGGGCGCGGGGGCGATGCTCCTCGACCATCTCTTTACGCCCACCGGGCTGCGGCACCTGTACCGGGTCGCGGCGGGCCGGGGACCCCCCCACGTTCCGCCGCCCGCCTCGCCTGCTGCTCCCGCCTTTCCCTTTTCCCTCGGAGGAACCTCATGA
- a CDS encoding GreA/GreB family elongation factor gives MVQATRQVKLTREGFERLQRTLNQEQARLAEATRILQEQMETSADNEDIGLEDAKREKLTIEARIEELEDTLARASIIEDHENAGRVELGAVVTLTNETTKKDMRVQVVSAPEATVLSGTLPRISEESPVGKELMGRKQGETFVVNLENGKQVKYRVVSIEY, from the coding sequence GTGGTACAGGCGACCCGGCAAGTGAAACTCACGCGCGAAGGCTTCGAGCGCCTGCAACGCACCCTCAACCAGGAGCAGGCGCGGTTGGCCGAAGCGACCCGCATCCTTCAGGAACAGATGGAAACCAGCGCCGACAACGAGGACATCGGCCTGGAAGACGCCAAGCGCGAGAAGCTGACCATCGAGGCGCGCATCGAGGAACTGGAGGACACCCTCGCCCGCGCCAGCATCATCGAGGACCACGAGAACGCGGGCCGGGTGGAACTCGGCGCGGTGGTGACCCTGACCAACGAAACCACCAAAAAGGACATGCGCGTGCAGGTCGTCAGCGCCCCCGAGGCGACTGTCCTCAGCGGCACGCTGCCGCGCATCAGCGAGGAAAGCCCGGTCGGCAAGGAACTGATGGGCCGCAAGCAGGGCGAAACCTTCGTCGTGAACCTGGAAAACGGCAAGCAGGTCAAGTACCGGGTCGTGAGCATCGAGTACTGA
- the lysS gene encoding lysine--tRNA ligase: MSEVPTPDPRRAGLHEQTVSRLNNQDALREAGFETHPYRYPQTHHARDVLAAHPDAEPGQEWPEETYALAGRITNNRHQGKSAFMDLQDEDGRIQLHFSKQDTEHFDATKKIDLGDLIGVTGFPFVTRTGQLTLRVKSWQPLVKSLHPLPSKFHGLQDEELRARRRYLDLMTSPERREAFRTRARAIRYIRTFLDARDFMEVEGPTLQVVPGGTEATPFKTFHKALSHEFSLRISLELYLKRLLVGGFERVYEIGRNYRNEGIDRTHNPEFTMLEAYFAYGDYTDMMRLVEEMLHGLVTELKGEPRLTYQGKEVDFSLPFKRLDFVTALKEAAGLDFDPTDLARLRAWADERHPELRKVPDYKLLDKLFGEYVEHTLINPTFVTDVPLAISPLVKAHRSRPGLSERADLFVAGFELAPIYSELNDALDQRARFEAQTARREAGDEEAHEQDEDFLLALEYGMPPAAGMGMGMDRLAMLLTGSDSIRDVLLFPLLRPEGQGRAAAEEEPGSQPATRG; encoded by the coding sequence ATGTCCGAGGTTCCCACCCCCGACCCCCGCCGCGCGGGTCTGCACGAGCAGACCGTCAGCCGCCTGAACAACCAGGACGCGCTGCGCGAGGCGGGGTTTGAAACGCATCCCTACCGTTATCCCCAGACGCACCATGCCCGCGACGTGCTGGCCGCGCACCCGGACGCCGAGCCGGGGCAGGAGTGGCCGGAGGAAACGTACGCCCTGGCGGGGCGGATCACGAACAACCGTCACCAGGGCAAATCGGCCTTTATGGACTTGCAGGACGAGGACGGGCGGATTCAGCTCCACTTCTCCAAGCAGGACACCGAGCACTTCGACGCGACGAAAAAGATCGACCTGGGCGACCTCATCGGCGTCACCGGCTTTCCCTTCGTCACGCGGACCGGGCAGCTCACCCTGCGCGTGAAGTCGTGGCAGCCGCTCGTCAAGAGCCTGCACCCCCTGCCCAGCAAGTTCCACGGCCTTCAGGACGAGGAGTTGCGCGCCCGCCGCCGGTACCTCGACCTGATGACCAGCCCGGAACGCCGCGAGGCCTTCCGCACCCGCGCCCGCGCCATCCGCTACATCCGCACCTTTCTGGACGCGCGCGACTTCATGGAGGTGGAGGGACCGACGCTGCAAGTCGTGCCGGGCGGCACCGAGGCCACGCCCTTCAAGACCTTCCATAAGGCGCTCTCGCACGAGTTTTCACTGCGGATCAGCCTGGAACTGTACCTCAAGCGGCTGCTGGTCGGCGGCTTCGAGCGCGTGTACGAGATCGGGCGCAACTACCGCAACGAGGGCATCGACCGCACCCACAACCCCGAGTTCACGATGCTGGAGGCCTATTTCGCCTACGGCGACTACACCGACATGATGCGGCTGGTCGAGGAGATGCTGCACGGCCTGGTGACCGAGCTGAAGGGCGAACCGCGCCTGACCTACCAGGGGAAGGAGGTGGACTTCAGTCTGCCCTTCAAGCGGCTGGACTTCGTGACAGCCCTGAAGGAAGCGGCGGGCCTGGACTTCGACCCCACCGACCTCGCCCGGCTTCGCGCCTGGGCCGACGAACGCCACCCCGAACTCCGCAAGGTGCCCGACTACAAGCTGCTGGACAAGCTGTTCGGGGAGTACGTCGAACACACGCTGATCAACCCCACCTTCGTGACCGATGTGCCGCTGGCGATCAGCCCGCTGGTCAAGGCGCACCGCAGCCGTCCCGGCCTCAGCGAGCGCGCGGACCTGTTTGTGGCGGGCTTCGAGCTGGCGCCCATCTACAGCGAGCTGAACGACGCCCTCGACCAGCGCGCCCGCTTCGAGGCCCAGACCGCCCGGCGCGAGGCCGGAGACGAGGAAGCCCACGAGCAGGACGAGGACTTCCTGCTGGCCCTGGAATACGGCATGCCTCCCGCCGCCGGGATGGGCATGGGGATGGACCGCCTCGCCATGCTGCTGACCGGCAGCGACTCCATCCGCGACGTGCTGCTATTCCCGCTGCTGCGCCCCGAAGGTCAGGGGCGGGCGGCGGCTGAGGAAGAACCCGGCAGCCAGCCAGCCACGCGGGGCTGA
- a CDS encoding carbohydrate ABC transporter permease: MLLPSVVLLALFVYGFIGRTVYVSLTDWGNDPAQALATNPIIRWVGLANYHDLFTGFLQLRFRQELVNTIFFTLFFILGCLGLGLGLALILDRNPRGEGLWRTIFLFPMSLSFIVTGTIWRWMLQPQGGVNQFPTVLGLPSGTFGWLSSTDSIWKFDWNKLPLLTAAVVGLVLVWLAVRAARTGDRTRTIVAGLCAALLLGWALFVGPNVKLLPAPELHGFNLALIGIIIAAVWQMSGYTMALYLAGLRGIPEELREAARVDGASDVGMYRFVIFPLLAPITLSAMIILGHISLKIFDLVYAMAGPDNTYTSVPALNMYLTSFRQNQFALGAAIGTILLILVAFVIVPYLASAFRSEEGHA, from the coding sequence GTGCTGCTGCCCAGCGTGGTGCTGCTCGCCCTGTTCGTGTACGGGTTCATCGGGCGCACGGTGTACGTCAGCCTGACCGACTGGGGCAACGACCCCGCGCAGGCGTTGGCCACCAACCCCATCATCCGCTGGGTGGGCCTCGCCAACTACCACGACCTGTTCACCGGCTTCCTGCAACTGCGCTTCCGGCAGGAATTGGTCAACACCATCTTCTTCACGCTGTTTTTCATCCTGGGGTGCCTGGGGCTGGGCCTGGGGCTGGCGCTGATCCTCGACCGCAACCCCAGGGGCGAGGGGCTGTGGCGGACCATCTTCCTGTTCCCGATGAGCCTCAGCTTCATCGTGACGGGCACGATCTGGCGCTGGATGCTGCAACCGCAGGGGGGCGTCAACCAGTTCCCGACCGTGCTGGGCCTGCCGTCCGGAACCTTCGGCTGGCTGAGCAGCACCGACTCGATCTGGAAGTTCGACTGGAACAAGCTGCCGCTGCTGACCGCCGCCGTCGTCGGGCTGGTGCTGGTATGGCTGGCGGTGCGCGCGGCCCGCACCGGGGACCGCACCCGGACCATCGTCGCCGGGCTGTGCGCCGCGCTGCTGCTGGGCTGGGCGCTCTTCGTCGGTCCGAACGTGAAGCTGCTCCCGGCACCCGAATTACACGGCTTCAACCTGGCCCTGATCGGCATCATCATCGCCGCCGTGTGGCAGATGAGCGGCTACACTATGGCGCTCTACCTCGCCGGGCTGCGCGGCATCCCCGAGGAACTGCGTGAGGCGGCGCGGGTGGATGGCGCGAGCGACGTGGGGATGTACCGCTTCGTGATCTTTCCGCTGCTCGCGCCCATCACCCTCAGCGCGATGATCATCCTCGGGCACATCAGCCTCAAGATTTTCGACCTGGTGTATGCGATGGCGGGGCCGGACAACACCTACACCAGCGTGCCCGCCCTGAACATGTACCTCACCAGCTTCCGCCAGAACCAGTTTGCGCTGGGAGCGGCCATCGGCACGATTCTGCTGATCCTGGTGGCGTTCGTGATCGTGCCCTACCTGGCGAGCGCGTTCCGGAGCGAGGAGGGGCACGCATGA
- a CDS encoding RluA family pseudouridine synthase, which translates to MTVRAPLLPPTEKPRVLVEHPDFYVVHKPALWLTHPVRARVDVPDVLTFMQAETGEKDLAPPHRLDRETSGTQLLSRDPDAARRFFTLFKTHLVGKTYLAVVHGSPDWERSTLDAPLGNLGLGGANKVVIRQAVVPDGRPAITDFRVVERRAGFTLIEAYPRSGRLHQIRAHLSHLGLPMVGDKIYGRDSQAFLDFMQTGQTPELTARLLLPRQALHAARIAFPWAGAQFAAEAPLAADLRAFWEGVQEAG; encoded by the coding sequence GTGACCGTCCGCGCGCCCCTCCTCCCCCCCACCGAGAAGCCGCGCGTGCTGGTGGAACACCCCGACTTCTACGTGGTCCACAAGCCCGCGCTGTGGCTCACGCATCCGGTGCGGGCACGGGTGGACGTGCCGGATGTGCTGACCTTCATGCAGGCGGAGACGGGCGAAAAGGACCTCGCGCCACCGCACCGGCTGGACCGTGAGACGAGCGGCACGCAACTGCTCTCGCGCGATCCTGACGCCGCCCGGCGTTTTTTCACGCTGTTCAAGACGCATCTGGTCGGCAAGACGTACCTCGCCGTCGTGCATGGATCGCCCGACTGGGAGCGCTCCACGCTGGACGCGCCGCTGGGGAACCTGGGGCTGGGCGGGGCCAACAAGGTCGTGATCCGGCAGGCGGTGGTGCCGGACGGGCGGCCCGCCATCACCGACTTCCGGGTGGTGGAACGGCGGGCAGGCTTCACGCTGATCGAGGCTTACCCGCGTTCCGGGCGCCTGCACCAGATTCGCGCGCACCTCTCGCACCTGGGCCTGCCGATGGTGGGCGACAAAATTTATGGGCGCGATTCGCAGGCCTTTCTGGACTTCATGCAGACCGGCCAGACGCCGGAACTCACCGCGCGGCTGCTGCTGCCCCGGCAGGCCCTCCACGCCGCGCGGATCGCCTTTCCCTGGGCAGGGGCGCAGTTTGCGGCAGAGGCGCCGCTCGCAGCGGATTTGCGGGCGTTCTGGGAGGGCGTGCAGGAAGCTGGGTAG
- a CDS encoding FeoA family protein, which yields MDERTLNELKPGEAAHVVTLDPRHPLRRRLLELGFVRGARVSVVRRAPLGDPVEVRVNGTDLALRAADLRGIWVRA from the coding sequence ATGGACGAGCGAACCTTGAATGAACTGAAGCCGGGCGAGGCGGCCCACGTGGTGACGCTGGACCCCCGGCATCCGCTGCGGCGGCGGCTGCTGGAACTGGGCTTCGTGCGGGGGGCGCGGGTCAGCGTGGTGCGCCGCGCGCCGCTGGGGGACCCGGTGGAGGTGCGCGTGAACGGGACTGATCTGGCCCTGCGCGCCGCCGACCTGCGCGGTATCTGGGTGCGGGCATGA
- a CDS encoding endonuclease MutS2, which translates to MPFAARALTALDFPRIRDALAERSATSLGVERARALLPSEDAGRIVRELDEVEDALFGVSLSLGGIQDIRDLYARAGEGRVLSGQELLNAAYSLDGAMTVKRAINANSRGPLREVALSLGDHSELVRRVLSSLDRDGGVRDDASHKLRDLRRRIEPLRGRIREKLAATLDRWADVLQEHIVTIRRDRYVLPVQASRVGQVQGIIVDASATGQTYFVEPAAVTQLNNELTRLILDEEAEVRRILTELSGLLAADADLPMTLATIGELDLIAAKARLARDWRLNRPQQVTDGTYDLREARHPLIENPVPNDIELGGTKLLLITGPNMGGKTATLKTLGLAVLMHQCGMYVAAASARLPVVRDVLVDIGDEQSIEASLSTFASHLKHLRFVLRHAAPDTLVLIDELGSGTDPEEGAALAQALIESLLAQDARGIVTSHLSPLKLFALETPGLKNASMSFDLATLSPTYHLQVGQPGRSYALAIARRMGLPENVLARAEQLLGPDAGLMERMLEGLERERADLATQLDTATTARRDAEAELARARQERETLEARRNEMLAEAAQKAESLYADAIERVRSLRARAQEDSARPRVMQELRELRTAAQKARPAPPPSREERGDPIRVGSRVDVPAYSATGQVLEMRGDDLVVQLGVMKVGVKRRDVRLKPEPQVKAARPAFTGTSPTTFQNELQLRGLGAEEAVEELRTAITEAHALKETPLRVVHGKGQGVLRRLLRDYLKTDKRVESFHDAEANQGGHGVTIVNVRT; encoded by the coding sequence ATGCCGTTTGCTGCCCGTGCCCTGACCGCCCTGGATTTCCCCCGCATTCGTGACGCGCTCGCGGAGCGCAGCGCCACGTCGCTGGGGGTGGAGCGGGCACGCGCGCTGCTGCCCTCCGAAGACGCGGGCCGGATCGTGCGCGAGCTGGACGAGGTCGAAGACGCCCTCTTCGGCGTGAGCCTCTCGCTGGGCGGCATTCAGGACATCCGCGACCTGTACGCGCGGGCGGGGGAGGGCCGGGTGCTGTCGGGGCAAGAACTGCTGAACGCCGCCTACTCGCTCGACGGCGCGATGACGGTGAAGCGGGCCATCAACGCCAATTCACGCGGGCCGCTGCGCGAGGTGGCCCTGAGCCTGGGCGACCACAGCGAACTGGTGCGGCGGGTGCTGAGTTCACTCGACCGTGACGGCGGCGTGCGCGACGACGCCAGCCACAAGCTGCGCGACCTGCGCAGGCGCATCGAGCCGCTGCGGGGCCGCATCCGCGAGAAGCTGGCCGCCACCCTGGACCGCTGGGCCGACGTGCTTCAGGAACATATCGTCACCATCCGCCGTGACCGCTACGTGCTGCCGGTGCAGGCCAGCCGGGTGGGGCAGGTGCAGGGCATCATCGTGGATGCCTCGGCCACCGGGCAGACGTACTTTGTGGAACCCGCGGCCGTCACCCAGCTCAACAACGAACTCACCCGCCTGATCCTGGACGAGGAGGCCGAAGTCCGGCGCATCCTCACCGAGCTGTCGGGCCTGCTGGCCGCCGACGCGGACCTGCCGATGACGCTCGCCACCATCGGTGAACTGGACCTGATCGCCGCGAAGGCCCGCCTAGCGCGCGACTGGCGGCTCAACCGGCCCCAACAGGTCACGGACGGCACCTACGACCTGCGCGAAGCCCGCCACCCCCTGATCGAGAATCCCGTCCCCAACGACATCGAGCTGGGCGGGACCAAGCTGCTGCTGATCACCGGGCCGAACATGGGCGGCAAGACGGCCACCCTCAAGACGCTGGGCCTCGCCGTGCTGATGCACCAGTGCGGGATGTACGTGGCCGCCGCCAGCGCCCGGCTGCCCGTGGTCCGCGACGTGCTGGTGGACATCGGGGACGAGCAGAGCATCGAGGCGAGCCTGTCGACCTTTGCCAGCCACCTCAAGCACCTGCGCTTCGTGCTGCGCCACGCCGCGCCCGACACCCTGGTCCTGATCGACGAGCTGGGCAGCGGCACCGACCCCGAGGAGGGGGCCGCGCTGGCGCAGGCGCTGATCGAATCGCTGCTGGCGCAGGACGCGCGCGGCATCGTCACCAGCCACCTCTCGCCCCTCAAGCTGTTCGCGCTGGAGACGCCGGGCCTGAAAAACGCCAGCATGAGTTTCGACCTCGCGACCCTCTCGCCCACCTACCACCTGCAAGTCGGGCAGCCGGGCCGCTCCTACGCGCTGGCGATTGCCCGGCGGATGGGCCTGCCGGAGAATGTGCTGGCGCGTGCCGAGCAGCTCCTCGGCCCCGACGCGGGCTTGATGGAACGGATGCTGGAGGGCCTGGAACGCGAACGCGCCGATCTGGCGACCCAACTGGACACGGCCACCACCGCCCGGCGCGACGCGGAAGCCGAACTGGCCCGCGCCCGCCAGGAACGCGAGACGCTGGAGGCCCGCCGCAATGAAATGCTGGCGGAAGCCGCCCAGAAGGCCGAGAGCCTCTACGCCGACGCCATCGAGCGGGTGCGTTCGCTGCGTGCCCGCGCCCAGGAGGACAGCGCCCGCCCGCGCGTGATGCAGGAACTGCGCGAGCTGCGGACCGCCGCGCAGAAGGCCCGCCCCGCCCCACCCCCCTCGCGTGAGGAGCGCGGCGACCCCATCCGCGTCGGCAGCCGGGTGGACGTGCCCGCCTACAGCGCGACCGGGCAGGTGCTGGAGATGCGCGGCGACGATCTGGTGGTGCAGCTCGGCGTGATGAAGGTCGGCGTGAAGCGCCGCGACGTGCGCCTGAAGCCCGAGCCCCAGGTCAAGGCCGCGCGCCCCGCTTTCACGGGCACGAGTCCCACCACCTTCCAGAACGAACTGCAACTGCGCGGTCTGGGGGCCGAGGAGGCCGTCGAGGAACTGCGGACCGCGATCACCGAGGCCCACGCCCTGAAGGAAACGCCGCTGCGGGTGGTCCACGGCAAGGGCCAGGGCGTGCTGCGGCGGCTGCTGCGCGACTACCTCAAGACCGACAAGCGCGTCGAATCCTTCCACGACGCCGAGGCCAATCAGGGCGGCCACGGCGTCACCATCGTGAACGTCAGGACCTAA